Proteins encoded in a region of the Brevundimonas vesicularis genome:
- the gyrA gene encoding DNA gyrase subunit A — protein MTDDSYENAASPIVPGGGGSDISTITIEDELKRSYLDYAMSVIVSRALPDARDGLKPVHRRILYSMHDLNMTPERSYSKCARVVGDVLGRFHPHGDASVYMALVRMAQPFSMGLMLVDGQGNFGSVDGDMPASMRYTEARMAPAAVALMADIDKDTVDFQPNYDEKELEPVVLPSRIPNLLVNGAGGIAVGMATNIPPHNLGEVVDAALALLDDPNVTDDALLDIVPGPDFPTGGEIMGRTAPRNALRDGRGSVVVRGRASVEEIRKDREAIVVTELPYQVNKQTLIERIAEMVREKRLEGISDVRDESDRQGMRIVIELKRDASGDVILNQLWRYTAMQSSFGVNMLALNHGRPEQMGLRQLLQIFLDFREEVVVRRVKFELNKARDRGHVLVGLAVAVANIDEVIHIIRSSADPTEARERLQAKAWPVGDMMALVELIADPRTVIVEGDKIRLTDEQARAILALTLSRLTGLGRDDIFGEAHGLADTIQGHLTILSDRKNVLAIIRDDLIDVKDRFAVPRRTLIGEGDGEMEDEDLIPREDMVVTVTHGGYVKRVALNAYRTQHRGGKGRSGMSMKDEDAITGVFSASTHTPVLFFATNGKAYKLKTWRLPLGNPQSRGKAFVNLLPIEPGDSIMNVLPLPEDETTWGDYDIMFATSSGDVRRNKLSDFATVNRAGKIAMKLEGSDRMVGVGLCTADDDVLLTTALGRAIRFKADDVRVFKGRDSTGVRGVRLQDGDEVISMAILGRVDATPEERAAYVKHANAMRKALAGAEAEEDAAAPVEAEDEVADAALTVERIAELGAAEQFILTVTETGFGKRSSAYEYRRTGRGGQGLTAHGLGGRAGTRLAAAFPVEETDDLLLVTSGGQMIRTRIDQVRIVGRSSQGVTIFRTGKDEKVVSVERLPESGGADDADVGGEDGGEV, from the coding sequence TTGACCGACGACAGCTACGAAAACGCCGCATCTCCGATCGTTCCGGGAGGCGGCGGCTCCGACATTTCCACGATCACGATCGAGGACGAACTGAAGCGTTCGTACCTCGACTACGCCATGAGCGTGATCGTCTCGCGCGCGCTTCCTGACGCCCGGGACGGGCTGAAACCGGTTCACCGTCGCATCCTGTATTCGATGCACGATCTGAACATGACGCCTGAGCGCAGCTATTCGAAATGCGCTCGTGTGGTCGGTGACGTGCTGGGCCGGTTCCACCCCCATGGCGACGCCTCGGTCTATATGGCCCTTGTGCGGATGGCGCAGCCGTTCTCGATGGGGCTGATGCTGGTCGACGGCCAGGGCAACTTCGGTTCGGTCGACGGCGATATGCCCGCCTCGATGCGTTACACCGAAGCCCGGATGGCCCCGGCCGCCGTCGCCCTGATGGCCGACATCGACAAGGACACGGTCGATTTCCAGCCGAACTACGACGAGAAGGAGCTGGAGCCGGTCGTTCTGCCGAGCCGGATTCCCAATCTGCTGGTCAACGGCGCGGGCGGCATCGCCGTCGGCATGGCGACCAACATTCCGCCGCACAATCTGGGCGAGGTCGTCGATGCGGCCCTGGCCCTGCTGGATGATCCGAACGTCACCGACGACGCCCTGCTGGACATCGTGCCCGGCCCGGACTTCCCGACCGGCGGCGAGATCATGGGCCGTACCGCGCCGCGCAACGCCCTGCGCGACGGTCGTGGCTCGGTCGTCGTGCGCGGCCGCGCCTCGGTGGAGGAGATCCGCAAGGACCGCGAGGCCATCGTCGTCACCGAACTGCCCTATCAGGTCAACAAACAGACCCTGATCGAACGCATCGCCGAAATGGTGCGCGAGAAGCGGCTGGAAGGTATTTCCGACGTTCGCGACGAATCCGACCGCCAAGGCATGCGGATCGTGATCGAGCTGAAGCGCGACGCGTCCGGCGACGTGATCCTGAACCAGCTGTGGCGCTATACAGCCATGCAGAGCTCGTTCGGCGTCAACATGCTGGCGCTGAACCACGGCCGACCCGAGCAGATGGGCCTGCGCCAACTGCTGCAGATCTTCCTCGACTTCCGCGAGGAAGTCGTCGTTCGCCGCGTCAAGTTCGAGCTGAACAAGGCCCGCGACCGTGGCCACGTCCTGGTCGGTCTGGCCGTCGCCGTGGCCAATATCGACGAGGTGATCCACATCATCCGCTCCTCGGCCGATCCGACCGAGGCGCGCGAGCGGCTGCAGGCCAAGGCCTGGCCCGTGGGCGACATGATGGCCCTGGTCGAGCTGATCGCCGACCCGCGCACTGTCATCGTCGAGGGCGACAAGATCCGTCTGACCGACGAACAGGCCCGGGCCATCCTGGCTCTGACCCTGTCGCGCCTGACGGGGCTCGGCCGCGACGACATCTTCGGCGAGGCGCACGGCCTGGCCGACACTATCCAGGGCCACCTGACCATTCTGTCGGACCGCAAGAACGTCCTGGCCATCATCCGCGATGACCTGATCGACGTGAAGGACCGGTTCGCCGTTCCGCGCCGTACCCTGATCGGGGAAGGCGACGGCGAGATGGAGGACGAGGACCTGATCCCGCGCGAGGACATGGTCGTCACCGTCACCCACGGCGGCTACGTCAAGCGCGTGGCCTTGAACGCCTATCGGACCCAGCATCGCGGCGGCAAGGGCCGCAGCGGCATGTCGATGAAGGACGAGGACGCCATCACAGGCGTGTTCAGCGCCTCGACCCACACGCCGGTCCTGTTCTTCGCCACCAACGGCAAGGCCTACAAGCTCAAGACCTGGCGCCTGCCGCTGGGCAATCCGCAATCGCGGGGCAAGGCCTTCGTCAATCTGCTGCCCATCGAGCCGGGCGACAGCATCATGAACGTTCTGCCTCTGCCTGAGGACGAGACGACCTGGGGCGACTACGACATCATGTTCGCCACCAGCTCGGGCGACGTGCGGCGCAACAAGCTGTCGGACTTCGCCACCGTGAACCGCGCCGGCAAGATCGCCATGAAGCTGGAAGGCTCTGACCGCATGGTCGGCGTCGGCCTGTGCACGGCGGACGACGACGTGCTGCTGACCACGGCGCTGGGCCGCGCGATCCGGTTCAAGGCCGACGACGTGCGCGTGTTCAAGGGGCGGGATTCGACCGGCGTCCGGGGCGTGAGGCTGCAGGACGGCGACGAGGTCATCTCCATGGCCATCCTGGGCCGTGTGGACGCGACGCCGGAAGAACGCGCCGCCTACGTCAAACACGCCAACGCGATGCGCAAGGCCTTGGCCGGCGCGGAAGCGGAAGAGGATGCCGCAGCCCCAGTCGAGGCCGAAGACGAGGTCGCGGATGCGGCTCTGACGGTCGAGCGGATCGCCGAACTGGGCGCCGCCGAACAGTTCATCCTGACGGTCACTGAAACCGGCTTCGGCAAACGATCCTCGGCCTACGAATACCGCCGCACCGGTCGTGGCGGTCAGGGTCTGACGGCCCACGGCCTGGGCGGTCGCGCCGGCACGCGTCTGGCGGCGGCCTTCCCGGTCGAGGAGACGGACGACCTTCTGCTGGTCACCTCGGGCGGTCAGATGATCCGCACGCGCATCGATCAGGTCCGCATCGTCGGCCGCTCCAGCCAGGGCGTCACCATCTTCCGCACCGGCAAGGACGAGAAGGTCGTCTCGGTTGAACGTCTGCCGGAAAGCGGCGGCGCAGATGATGCCGATGTCGGCGGAGAAGACGGCGGCGAGGTCTGA
- a CDS encoding superoxide dismutase family protein, producing the protein MRATRLAAALLLASPLALTTACAATGNAPQAAVERAPVGATGQAVLINASGANIGRVDLRQGPTGLLMKIEASGLTPGWHGIHIHATGECAAPFTSSGAHINHGEPKAPHGLLNASGPDDGDLPNVWAGADGKVNTELFTTRARISSEGPGQWLWDGDGSAIIIHANPDDHSTQPIGGAGDRVACAALSAS; encoded by the coding sequence ATGCGCGCCACCCGCCTCGCCGCCGCCCTTCTCCTGGCCTCCCCCTTGGCCCTGACCACCGCCTGCGCCGCGACCGGAAACGCGCCCCAGGCGGCCGTCGAACGCGCGCCCGTCGGCGCGACGGGACAGGCCGTTCTGATCAACGCCTCGGGCGCCAATATCGGCCGCGTCGACCTGCGTCAGGGGCCGACCGGCCTGCTGATGAAGATTGAGGCTTCGGGCCTGACGCCCGGCTGGCACGGCATCCACATCCATGCGACCGGCGAATGCGCCGCGCCCTTCACCTCGTCCGGGGCCCACATCAACCACGGCGAGCCCAAGGCTCCGCACGGCCTGCTGAACGCTTCCGGGCCGGACGACGGCGACCTGCCCAACGTCTGGGCCGGTGCGGACGGCAAGGTGAACACCGAACTGTTCACGACCCGCGCCCGGATCTCGTCCGAAGGCCCCGGCCAATGGCTGTGGGACGGCGACGGCTCGGCCATCATCATCCACGCCAACCCAGACGACCATTCGACCCAGCCCATCGGCGGCGCGGGCGACCGGGTGGCCTGCGCGGCGCTCAGCGCTAGCTGA
- a CDS encoding DUF1003 domain-containing protein has protein sequence MHHAPLDADHVSRRWLGKAKHDLPANEAVVVQSTADRRPVSEDINETFDDRQTFGERLADRVAAFGGSWPFIIAFGVFLAIWTGLNLLLRKEAFDPYPFIFLNLVLSMLAAIQAPVIMMSQNRQASKDRLDAGNDYQVNLKAEIEIMALLEKVEHLTARQEEQTELIRHLLAQKETR, from the coding sequence ATGCACCACGCCCCCCTCGACGCCGACCACGTTTCCCGCCGCTGGCTGGGCAAGGCGAAGCACGATCTTCCGGCGAACGAAGCCGTCGTCGTTCAGAGCACCGCCGATCGTCGCCCTGTGTCCGAAGACATCAACGAGACCTTCGACGACCGCCAAACCTTTGGAGAGCGGCTGGCCGATCGGGTTGCGGCGTTCGGCGGTTCGTGGCCGTTCATCATCGCGTTCGGCGTCTTCCTGGCGATCTGGACCGGGCTGAACCTGCTGCTGCGCAAGGAAGCTTTCGACCCCTATCCCTTCATCTTCCTGAACCTGGTCTTGTCGATGCTGGCGGCGATCCAGGCGCCGGTCATCATGATGAGCCAGAACCGCCAGGCGTCAAAGGATCGGCTGGACGCGGGCAATGACTATCAGGTCAATCTGAAGGCCGAGATCGAGATAATGGCCCTGCTGGAAAAGGTCGAACACCTGACCGCACGGCAAGAGGAGCAGACCGAACTGATCCGCCATCTGCTCGCGCAAAAAGAGACCCGCTGA
- a CDS encoding DMT family transporter, with protein sequence MTDVRSEVAPAPAPLSKRPHALTGLEIAAIVAIIVVWGVNNAGAKLATQELSPLLVGAIRFGIATACLIAFVRPPFPDWKSLMLIVIIGGPIQYGLAYTAYWLATDVSPVTVANQLWIPFTTLFAFLILGERLSKAALVGMGVAFVGVAWMTLDAHALQDWKAILVAIAAGAAWGVTTVVARRTTSIPPLKMQGLLALGAFPVMAFGSAVFEHGQWEAVKRATPMVWASLLWAGVVSSVLATTLLFWLVQRREAGRVTPYLLVTPVVSMFIGWSFMGDILTPQILTGSAITMGGVALVALAERGLRAGAAKA encoded by the coding sequence ATGACCGACGTTCGTTCCGAAGTTGCGCCTGCGCCCGCGCCCCTATCCAAGAGGCCTCACGCCCTGACAGGGCTGGAGATCGCCGCCATTGTGGCGATCATCGTGGTGTGGGGCGTCAACAACGCCGGGGCCAAGCTGGCGACGCAGGAGTTGTCGCCGCTGCTGGTCGGCGCCATCCGGTTCGGCATCGCCACTGCCTGTCTGATCGCCTTCGTGCGGCCGCCGTTCCCGGACTGGAAGAGCCTGATGCTGATCGTCATCATCGGCGGGCCGATCCAGTACGGCCTGGCCTACACCGCCTACTGGCTGGCGACAGACGTCAGCCCGGTGACCGTGGCCAACCAGTTGTGGATCCCCTTCACCACCCTGTTCGCCTTCCTGATCCTGGGCGAGCGGCTGTCCAAGGCGGCCTTGGTCGGCATGGGCGTGGCCTTTGTCGGCGTGGCTTGGATGACGCTGGACGCCCATGCGCTGCAGGACTGGAAGGCCATTCTGGTCGCCATCGCGGCCGGCGCCGCCTGGGGCGTGACCACGGTGGTCGCGCGTCGCACCACCTCCATCCCGCCACTGAAGATGCAGGGTCTGCTGGCGCTGGGGGCCTTTCCCGTCATGGCCTTCGGCTCGGCGGTGTTCGAGCATGGCCAGTGGGAGGCGGTGAAGCGCGCCACGCCCATGGTCTGGGCCTCATTGCTGTGGGCGGGCGTCGTATCGTCCGTGCTGGCGACGACCCTGCTGTTTTGGTTGGTCCAGCGGCGCGAGGCGGGGCGGGTGACGCCCTATCTCCTGGTCACGCCGGTGGTGTCGATGTTCATCGGCTGGAGCTTCATGGGCGACATCCTGACGCCGCAGATTCTGACGGGATCGGCCATCACCATGGGCGGGGTGGCCCTGGTGGCCCTGGCCGAACGGGGCTTGCGTGCGGGGGCCGCCAAGGCTTGA
- the ssb gene encoding single-stranded DNA-binding protein, protein MAGSVNKVILVGNLGRDPEIRSMPNGDRIANLSIATSETWRDKSSGERKEKTEWHRVVIFNDNIVKVVENYVKKGSTVYIEGALQTRKWTDQQGVEKYSTEIVVSRFKGELTMLGGRSEGGSSGGGYGGGGGRGDDDYSSGFSTGGANKPSGPKESYDLNDDIPF, encoded by the coding sequence ATGGCGGGCAGCGTCAATAAGGTCATTCTGGTCGGCAATCTGGGTCGCGACCCCGAGATCCGCTCCATGCCCAATGGCGACCGCATCGCCAACCTCTCCATCGCCACCTCGGAGACCTGGCGCGACAAGTCCTCAGGCGAGCGCAAGGAAAAGACCGAGTGGCACCGGGTCGTCATCTTCAACGACAACATCGTCAAGGTGGTCGAGAACTATGTGAAGAAGGGTTCGACCGTCTATATCGAGGGCGCGCTCCAGACCCGCAAATGGACCGACCAGCAGGGCGTCGAAAAGTATTCGACCGAGATCGTCGTCAGCCGCTTCAAGGGTGAATTGACCATGCTGGGCGGCCGCTCGGAAGGCGGCTCGTCGGGCGGTGGTTACGGCGGCGGCGGTGGTCGCGGCGATGACGACTATTCCTCGGGCTTCTCCACCGGCGGCGCCAACAAGCCGAGCGGCCCCAAGGAAAGCTACGATCTGAACGACGACATCCCGTTCTAA